A window of the Bradyrhizobium diazoefficiens genome harbors these coding sequences:
- a CDS encoding MarR family winged helix-turn-helix transcriptional regulator, translating to MSQTSSTDGRQSSDTDDNHSPAPITVMLSSRLMVLANLLKRGAILRYKRLAGLSSVEFGLVASLGRRPPMSVARLAEAVGQDKGQISRALAELVSRKLIAKSANPKDSREVLVSLTPAGLSAHDAIVEGAQERNRMLLEQLSKDELETLLAQIDRLTATAEAMLEAEKVSR from the coding sequence ATGAGCCAGACATCGAGCACGGACGGGCGCCAATCGTCCGACACGGACGACAATCACTCGCCGGCGCCGATCACCGTGATGCTGTCATCACGGCTCATGGTGCTTGCCAACCTGCTCAAGCGCGGTGCGATCCTGCGCTACAAGCGTCTCGCAGGACTATCCTCGGTCGAGTTCGGTCTGGTCGCCTCGCTCGGCCGGCGGCCGCCGATGAGCGTGGCCCGGCTCGCCGAGGCCGTCGGTCAGGACAAGGGCCAGATCAGCCGTGCGCTCGCCGAGCTGGTCTCGCGCAAGCTGATCGCGAAGTCCGCGAACCCCAAGGACAGCCGCGAGGTGCTGGTATCGCTGACGCCTGCGGGGCTCTCCGCGCATGACGCGATCGTCGAAGGCGCGCAGGAGCGCAACCGGATGCTGCTCGAGCAATTGAGCAAGGACGAGCTTGAAACGTTGCTTGCGCAGATCGATCGTCTCACCGCGACTGCGGAAGCGATGCTCGAAGCCGAGAAGGTTTCGCGCTGA